A single genomic interval of Polaribacter vadi harbors:
- the nqrE gene encoding NADH:ubiquinone reductase (Na(+)-transporting) subunit E yields the protein MEHIELFFKSIFIDNMVFAVFLGMCSYLAVSKKVSTAVGLGAAVIFVLAITVPLNWLLDQYLLQPGALVWLGPEYADYDLSFLSFIMFIATIATMVQLVEIIVEKFSPSLYNSLGIFLPLIAVNCAILGGSLFMQAREIETLGLALNYGISSGIGWFLAILAIAAIREKIRYSSVPPALRGLGITFIITGLMGIGFLSFGGMLTGGDEEGEPSTEPEAKIEKVEKKEVKEELAKNTKTIQ from the coding sequence ATGGAACATATAGAATTATTTTTCAAGTCAATCTTTATAGACAACATGGTGTTTGCTGTATTCTTAGGTATGTGCTCATACTTAGCAGTATCTAAAAAAGTATCAACAGCAGTTGGTTTAGGAGCAGCAGTAATTTTTGTACTAGCAATAACAGTTCCTTTAAACTGGTTGTTAGATCAGTATTTATTACAGCCAGGTGCTCTTGTTTGGTTAGGACCAGAATATGCAGATTACGATTTAAGTTTCCTTTCTTTTATCATGTTTATTGCAACAATTGCAACCATGGTACAATTGGTAGAAATTATTGTTGAAAAATTTTCTCCATCACTTTACAATTCTTTAGGTATTTTCTTACCATTAATTGCTGTAAACTGTGCTATTTTGGGAGGAAGTTTATTTATGCAAGCTAGAGAAATTGAAACTCTAGGATTGGCATTAAATTATGGTATTTCATCAGGAATAGGATGGTTTTTAGCAATATTAGCCATTGCAGCAATTCGTGAAAAAATCAGATATTCAAGTGTTCCTCCAGCCTTAAGAGGTCTAGGAATTACTTTTATAATTACTGGTTTAATGGGAATTGGTTTTTTAAGTTTTGGTGGAATGTTAACAGGAGGAGATGAAGAAGGAGAACCTTCTACAGAACCAGAAGCTAAAATTGAAAAAGTGGAGAAAAAGGAAGTGAAAGAAGAATTAGCAAAAAATACTAAAACTATACAATAA